From a region of the Hemibagrus wyckioides isolate EC202008001 linkage group LG06, SWU_Hwy_1.0, whole genome shotgun sequence genome:
- the LOC131353983 gene encoding adenylate cyclase type 3-like isoform X1 has translation MSHECSVSVPEERRASARARSDGFSCVPQFLRLSFSPASLEKVYQTYFRRQRQETLLVLVVFAALFNCYVIVMCAVMYSGDKMATVAAAGVGLGADVVLYVFCRFRVLPEAVMRHTVPVLLWILISLHVLFYIGFNFAGFNEASDAVGWQTFFTFSLFLTMPLPLTHILILAAITCSVHTALLAIVITLRWQVNLQSSVLARQLVANVMLYLGAVVVGVMSYFMADRKYRTAFLEAKQSLEVRLTLEEQSQQQNATGDSATNQSETGRVTSPWQRRSRDKHALRIQSQISEELLLSILPKHIADEMLQGMKNEATQKSEAQQFNTMYMYRHENVSILFADIVGFTQLSSACSAQELVKLLNELFARFDKLAAQHHQLRIKILGDCYYCICGLPDYREDHAACSIMMGLAMVKAISYVREKTQTEVDMRVGVHTGTVLGGVLGQKRWQFDVWSTDVTVANKMESGGIPGRVHISQATMDCLHGEFELEPGNGGERCEYLMEKGIETYLVIVPKETDTVGGVSNGWMGGVLTNGNSAPLIATTETTGSVCSVRSIANNTGEGSTQKLQLSNLSDGEMENQQELNRLLSKALLDRESEKTMKEKSTTALSLHFVDSDLESRYSAEKERQTGIAFSCSCIILLFTSAMEVLIDPQLTVNYVTLAVGEVLLLILTICSLAAIFPGLFSEKLVSFSMWIDRTRWARNTWAMAAIFVLAMAEVADMLSCQPSVILLNTTSGLTLKFLGEGGCVENPQYYSFMAVLSLVATMMLVQVSHLVKLALMALITVATAIVDIYSWRTIYEIYDSIRFLNFRYGRVPTEYLMTVMIIVMMISFYYFARHVERQSRKLFLWKIEVHDQKERVYEMRTYNEALVTNMLPEHVAKHFLGSKKRDEELYSQSYNEIGVMFASIPNFSDFYTEESINNGGIECLRILNEIISDFDTLLDRPEFLCITKIKTIGSTYMAASGVTPESNTNGYSSRKKEDQCILERWQHLADLADFALAMKVTLNNLNKQSFNSFMLRIGLNMGGVLAGVIGARKPHYDIWGNTVNVASRMESTGVMGNIQVVEDCYKILREYGFRFVRRGPIYVKGKGELLTFFMKGKDKPPPTNGTTAIPTLPHQIPPNN, from the exons ATGTCGCACGAGTGCTCCGTGAGTGTCCCGGAGGAGCGCAGAGCTTCTGCGAGAGCTCGATCAGACGGGTTCTCCTGCGTCCCACAGTTTCTGAGGCTGTCCTTCTCGCCGGCGTCCCTGGAGAAGGTGTACCAGACGTACTTCCGGCGCCAGCGGCAGGAGACGCTGCTCGTCCTTGTGGTCTTTGCTGCGCTTTTTAACTGCTATGTGATCGTGATGTGTGCCGTCATGTACTCGGGGGATAAGATGGCGACGGTGGCAGCGGCGGGGGTGGGGCTCGGGGCAGACGTGGTGCTCTATGTGTTCTGCAGGTTCCGCGTGCTGCCGGAGGCCGTGATGCGTCACACTGTGCCGGTTCTGCTGTGGATCCTCATCTCTCTGCACGTGCTGTTTTATATAGGGTTCAACTTCGCCGGGTTTAACGAGGCGAGCGACGCGGTCGGGTGGCAGACCTTCTTCACCTTCTCGCTCTTCCTCACCATGCCGCTGCcgctcacacacatcctcatacTGGCAGCCATCACATGCAGCGTGCACACGGCCCTGCTCGCCATCGTCATCACACTCAGGTGGCAGGTCAACCTACAGAGCTCTGTACTGGCTCGACag ctggtgGCTAACGTGATGCTGTACCTGGGTGCTGTGGTGGTGGGCGTGATGTCATATTTCATGGCTGATCGTAAATATCGCACAGCGTTTCTGGAAGCAAAACAGTCACTGGAGGTTCGACTCACACTGGAGGAACAGAGCCAgcaacag AATGCCACCGGAGACTCTGCGACCAATCAGAGCGAGACGGGCCGTGTCACATCGCCATGGCAACGACGCTCTAGAGACAAGCATGCCTTACGCATACAATCCCAaatctct gaggagcTGCTGCTGTCCATTTTGCCGAAGCACATTGCTGATGAGATGCTGCAGGGAATGAAGAACGAAGCTACTCAGAAATCAGAGGCACAACAGTTCAACACAATGTACATGTACCGACATGAGAAcgtcag TATCCTCTTTGCTGATATTGTAGGTTTTACTCAGTTGTCGTCGGCCTGCAGCGCTCAAGAACTGGTCAAGCTGCTTAATGAACTCTTCGCCCGCTTCGACAAACTAGCTgct caacatCACCAGTTGCGTATTAAGATCCTGGGTGAttgttattactgtatctgtgGATTACCGGATTACCGTGAAGATCACGCAGCCTGTTCCATCATGATGGGCCTCGCCATGGTGAAGGCCATCTc GTACGTGCGTGAGAAGACTCAGACAGAGGTGGACATGCGTGTGGGCGTGCACACTGGTACAGTTCTGGGCGGAGTTTTAGGACAGAAACGTTGGCAGTTTGATGTCTGGTCCACTGATGTCACCGTCGCTAACAAAATGGAGTCCGGCGGAATCCCGGG gcgtGTACACATCTCCCAGGCAACAATGGACTGTCTGCACGGAGAGTTCGAGCTGGAGCCGGGGAACGGAGGAGAGCGCTGTGAGTACCTGATGGAGAAAGGTATTGAAACTTACCTGGTGATTGTTCCCAAGGAAACAGACACAGTGGGCGGAGTCAGtaatggatgg ATGGGTGGTGTACTGACCAATGGGAACTCTGCTCCACTCATCGCCACCACGGAGACAACGGGCAGTGTGTGTTCCGTCCGCAGCATCGCTAATAATACGGGCGAGGGAAGCACACAG AAGCTGCAGTTGAGCAATCTGTCAGACGGAGAGATGGAGAACCAACAGGAACTGAACAGACTGCTGAGTAAAGCTCTACTGGACCGAGAGTCAGAGAAGAC gatgaaggagaagagcACCACCGCTCTGTCTCTGCACTTTGTCGATTCCGATCTCGAGTCTCGTTACTCGGCAGAGAAAGAACGTCAGACTGGCATCGCGTTCAGCTGCAGTTGCATCATTCTTCTCTTCACCTCCGCCATGGAAGTTCTGATCGATCCTCA GCTGACGGTAAACTATGTAACGCTGGCAGTGGGTGAAGTGCTGctcctcatcctcaccatctGCTCACTGGCAGCCATTTTCCCAGGG ctGTTCTCAGAGAAGCTGGTGTCGTTCTCAATGTGGATCGATCGGACACGCTGGGCGAGGAACACCTGGGCAATGGCTGCCATCTTTGTTCTGGCCATGGCTGAGGTGGCTGACATG ttgaGCTGTCAGCCCTCAGTCATTCTTCTCAACACCACTTCAGGACTAACGCTGAAGTTTCTGGGTGAAGGTGGTTGTGTTGAAAACCCACAATACTACAGCTTCATGGCTGTGCTGTCGCTCGTGGCAACCATGATGCTGGTTCAGGTCAGTCACCTCGTAAAGCTCGCACTAATGGCGCTCATTACCGTGGCAACTGCCATAGTGGACATCTACAGCTGGAGGACCATTTACGAAATCTATGACAGCATACGCTTTCTGAACTTCAG gtatggcCGGGTTCCTACTGAATACCTGATGACGGTGATGATCATTGTGATGATGATTAGCTTCTACTACTTTGCTCGGcat GTGGAGCGTCAGTCTCGTAAGTTGTTCCTGTGGAAGATTGAGGTTCATGACCAGAaggagagagtgtatgagatgAGGACGTATAATGAGGCTCTGGTCACTAACATGCTGCCAGAACACGTGGCCAAGCACTTTCTGGGCTCCAAGAAACGAGATGAG gagttGTACAGTCAGTCGTATAATGAGATCGGTGTGATGTTTGCGTCCATCCCAAATTTCTCGGATTTCTACACAGAGGAAAGCATCAACAATGGCGGAATCGAGTGTCTGCGCATCCTTAATGAGATCATCTCCGACTTCGACACG CTGCTGGACCGGCCTGAGTTTCTCTGCATCACTAAAATAAAGACAATCGGCAGCACCTACATGGCAGCTTCAGGAGTGACCCCAGAGAGCAACACTAACGGCTACAGCAGCCGAAAG aaggAGGATCAGTGTATTCTGGAACGTTGGCAGCATTTAGCTGATTTGGCAGATTTCGCTCTGGCGATGAAAGTCACACTGAACAACCTGAACAAACAGAGCTTCAACAGCTTCATGCTACGCATCG gattGAACATGGGTGGTGTGTTAGCCGGTGTGATCGGAGCGCGGAAGCCTCATTATGATATTTGGGGAAACACTGTGAATGTGGCCAGTCGCATGGAGTCCACTGGAGTTATGGGTAATatccag GTTGTGGAGGACTGCTATAAGATCCTCAGGGAGTACGGGTTCCGCTTCGTACGCAGAGGACCCA
- the LOC131353983 gene encoding adenylate cyclase type 3-like isoform X2, with translation MSHECSVSVPEERRASARARSDGFSCVPQFLRLSFSPASLEKVYQTYFRRQRQETLLVLVVFAALFNCYVIVMCAVMYSGDKMATVAAAGVGLGADVVLYVFCRFRVLPEAVMRHTVPVLLWILISLHVLFYIGFNFAGFNEASDAVGWQTFFTFSLFLTMPLPLTHILILAAITCSVHTALLAIVITLRWQVNLQSSVLARQLVANVMLYLGAVVVGVMSYFMADRKYRTAFLEAKQSLEVRLTLEEQSQQQEELLLSILPKHIADEMLQGMKNEATQKSEAQQFNTMYMYRHENVSILFADIVGFTQLSSACSAQELVKLLNELFARFDKLAAQHHQLRIKILGDCYYCICGLPDYREDHAACSIMMGLAMVKAISYVREKTQTEVDMRVGVHTGTVLGGVLGQKRWQFDVWSTDVTVANKMESGGIPGRVHISQATMDCLHGEFELEPGNGGERCEYLMEKGIETYLVIVPKETDTVGGVSNGWMGGVLTNGNSAPLIATTETTGSVCSVRSIANNTGEGSTQKLQLSNLSDGEMENQQELNRLLSKALLDRESEKTMKEKSTTALSLHFVDSDLESRYSAEKERQTGIAFSCSCIILLFTSAMEVLIDPQLTVNYVTLAVGEVLLLILTICSLAAIFPGLFSEKLVSFSMWIDRTRWARNTWAMAAIFVLAMAEVADMLSCQPSVILLNTTSGLTLKFLGEGGCVENPQYYSFMAVLSLVATMMLVQVSHLVKLALMALITVATAIVDIYSWRTIYEIYDSIRFLNFRYGRVPTEYLMTVMIIVMMISFYYFARHVERQSRKLFLWKIEVHDQKERVYEMRTYNEALVTNMLPEHVAKHFLGSKKRDEELYSQSYNEIGVMFASIPNFSDFYTEESINNGGIECLRILNEIISDFDTLLDRPEFLCITKIKTIGSTYMAASGVTPESNTNGYSSRKKEDQCILERWQHLADLADFALAMKVTLNNLNKQSFNSFMLRIGLNMGGVLAGVIGARKPHYDIWGNTVNVASRMESTGVMGNIQVVEDCYKILREYGFRFVRRGPIYVKGKGELLTFFMKGKDKPPPTNGTTAIPTLPHQIPPNN, from the exons ATGTCGCACGAGTGCTCCGTGAGTGTCCCGGAGGAGCGCAGAGCTTCTGCGAGAGCTCGATCAGACGGGTTCTCCTGCGTCCCACAGTTTCTGAGGCTGTCCTTCTCGCCGGCGTCCCTGGAGAAGGTGTACCAGACGTACTTCCGGCGCCAGCGGCAGGAGACGCTGCTCGTCCTTGTGGTCTTTGCTGCGCTTTTTAACTGCTATGTGATCGTGATGTGTGCCGTCATGTACTCGGGGGATAAGATGGCGACGGTGGCAGCGGCGGGGGTGGGGCTCGGGGCAGACGTGGTGCTCTATGTGTTCTGCAGGTTCCGCGTGCTGCCGGAGGCCGTGATGCGTCACACTGTGCCGGTTCTGCTGTGGATCCTCATCTCTCTGCACGTGCTGTTTTATATAGGGTTCAACTTCGCCGGGTTTAACGAGGCGAGCGACGCGGTCGGGTGGCAGACCTTCTTCACCTTCTCGCTCTTCCTCACCATGCCGCTGCcgctcacacacatcctcatacTGGCAGCCATCACATGCAGCGTGCACACGGCCCTGCTCGCCATCGTCATCACACTCAGGTGGCAGGTCAACCTACAGAGCTCTGTACTGGCTCGACag ctggtgGCTAACGTGATGCTGTACCTGGGTGCTGTGGTGGTGGGCGTGATGTCATATTTCATGGCTGATCGTAAATATCGCACAGCGTTTCTGGAAGCAAAACAGTCACTGGAGGTTCGACTCACACTGGAGGAACAGAGCCAgcaacag gaggagcTGCTGCTGTCCATTTTGCCGAAGCACATTGCTGATGAGATGCTGCAGGGAATGAAGAACGAAGCTACTCAGAAATCAGAGGCACAACAGTTCAACACAATGTACATGTACCGACATGAGAAcgtcag TATCCTCTTTGCTGATATTGTAGGTTTTACTCAGTTGTCGTCGGCCTGCAGCGCTCAAGAACTGGTCAAGCTGCTTAATGAACTCTTCGCCCGCTTCGACAAACTAGCTgct caacatCACCAGTTGCGTATTAAGATCCTGGGTGAttgttattactgtatctgtgGATTACCGGATTACCGTGAAGATCACGCAGCCTGTTCCATCATGATGGGCCTCGCCATGGTGAAGGCCATCTc GTACGTGCGTGAGAAGACTCAGACAGAGGTGGACATGCGTGTGGGCGTGCACACTGGTACAGTTCTGGGCGGAGTTTTAGGACAGAAACGTTGGCAGTTTGATGTCTGGTCCACTGATGTCACCGTCGCTAACAAAATGGAGTCCGGCGGAATCCCGGG gcgtGTACACATCTCCCAGGCAACAATGGACTGTCTGCACGGAGAGTTCGAGCTGGAGCCGGGGAACGGAGGAGAGCGCTGTGAGTACCTGATGGAGAAAGGTATTGAAACTTACCTGGTGATTGTTCCCAAGGAAACAGACACAGTGGGCGGAGTCAGtaatggatgg ATGGGTGGTGTACTGACCAATGGGAACTCTGCTCCACTCATCGCCACCACGGAGACAACGGGCAGTGTGTGTTCCGTCCGCAGCATCGCTAATAATACGGGCGAGGGAAGCACACAG AAGCTGCAGTTGAGCAATCTGTCAGACGGAGAGATGGAGAACCAACAGGAACTGAACAGACTGCTGAGTAAAGCTCTACTGGACCGAGAGTCAGAGAAGAC gatgaaggagaagagcACCACCGCTCTGTCTCTGCACTTTGTCGATTCCGATCTCGAGTCTCGTTACTCGGCAGAGAAAGAACGTCAGACTGGCATCGCGTTCAGCTGCAGTTGCATCATTCTTCTCTTCACCTCCGCCATGGAAGTTCTGATCGATCCTCA GCTGACGGTAAACTATGTAACGCTGGCAGTGGGTGAAGTGCTGctcctcatcctcaccatctGCTCACTGGCAGCCATTTTCCCAGGG ctGTTCTCAGAGAAGCTGGTGTCGTTCTCAATGTGGATCGATCGGACACGCTGGGCGAGGAACACCTGGGCAATGGCTGCCATCTTTGTTCTGGCCATGGCTGAGGTGGCTGACATG ttgaGCTGTCAGCCCTCAGTCATTCTTCTCAACACCACTTCAGGACTAACGCTGAAGTTTCTGGGTGAAGGTGGTTGTGTTGAAAACCCACAATACTACAGCTTCATGGCTGTGCTGTCGCTCGTGGCAACCATGATGCTGGTTCAGGTCAGTCACCTCGTAAAGCTCGCACTAATGGCGCTCATTACCGTGGCAACTGCCATAGTGGACATCTACAGCTGGAGGACCATTTACGAAATCTATGACAGCATACGCTTTCTGAACTTCAG gtatggcCGGGTTCCTACTGAATACCTGATGACGGTGATGATCATTGTGATGATGATTAGCTTCTACTACTTTGCTCGGcat GTGGAGCGTCAGTCTCGTAAGTTGTTCCTGTGGAAGATTGAGGTTCATGACCAGAaggagagagtgtatgagatgAGGACGTATAATGAGGCTCTGGTCACTAACATGCTGCCAGAACACGTGGCCAAGCACTTTCTGGGCTCCAAGAAACGAGATGAG gagttGTACAGTCAGTCGTATAATGAGATCGGTGTGATGTTTGCGTCCATCCCAAATTTCTCGGATTTCTACACAGAGGAAAGCATCAACAATGGCGGAATCGAGTGTCTGCGCATCCTTAATGAGATCATCTCCGACTTCGACACG CTGCTGGACCGGCCTGAGTTTCTCTGCATCACTAAAATAAAGACAATCGGCAGCACCTACATGGCAGCTTCAGGAGTGACCCCAGAGAGCAACACTAACGGCTACAGCAGCCGAAAG aaggAGGATCAGTGTATTCTGGAACGTTGGCAGCATTTAGCTGATTTGGCAGATTTCGCTCTGGCGATGAAAGTCACACTGAACAACCTGAACAAACAGAGCTTCAACAGCTTCATGCTACGCATCG gattGAACATGGGTGGTGTGTTAGCCGGTGTGATCGGAGCGCGGAAGCCTCATTATGATATTTGGGGAAACACTGTGAATGTGGCCAGTCGCATGGAGTCCACTGGAGTTATGGGTAATatccag GTTGTGGAGGACTGCTATAAGATCCTCAGGGAGTACGGGTTCCGCTTCGTACGCAGAGGACCCA